A portion of the Tachysurus fulvidraco isolate hzauxx_2018 chromosome 8, HZAU_PFXX_2.0, whole genome shotgun sequence genome contains these proteins:
- the fh gene encoding fumarate hydratase, mitochondrial → MYRTALRNLQRFNSHASALPRCAATKTTSRAPGLSHSCLRMTSSESYRIEKDTFGELKVPSDKYYGAQTVRSTMNFKIGGVTERMPIQVIKAFGILKRAAAEVNKDYGLDTKIADAIVQAADEVSAGKLDEHFPLVVWQTGSGTQTNMNVNEVISNRAIEILGGKLGSKDPVHPNDHVNKSQSSNDTFPTAMHIAAAKEVHEVLLPGLQALHDALAAKAEEFKDIIKIGRTHTQDAVPLSLGQEFGGYVQQVKYSIERMKAAMPRVYELAAGGTAVGTGLNTRIGFAEKVAERVSALTGLPFVTAPNKFEALAAHDALVELSGALNTVAVSMMKIANDIRFLGSGPRSGLGELILPENEPGSSIMPGKVNPTQCEAMTMVAAQVIGNHVAVTVGGSNGHFELNVFKPMIIKNVLNSTRLLGDASVSFTQNCVVGIQANTERINKLMNESLMLVTALNPHIGYDKAATIAKTAHKEGSTLKAVAIKLGYLTEEQFEQWVRPQDMLGPK, encoded by the exons ACAAGTTCAGAGTCTTACAGAATAGAAAAGGACACTTTCGGGGAGCTGAAAGTCCCCAGTGATAAATACTATGGAGCTCAAACCGTGAGGTCCACCATGAACTTCAAAATCGGTGGTGTGACCGAGAGGATGCCG ATCCAGGTAATTAAAGCATTCGGCATTCTGAAGCGAGCAGCAGCTGAGGTGAATAAGGACTACGGCTTGGACACCAAGATTGCTGACGCTATTGTACAGGCCGCAGATGAG GTGTCTGCTGGGAAACTGGACGAACATTTCCCCTTGGTGGTGTGGCAGACGGGCTCAGGAACGCAAACCAACATGAACGTCAACGAGGTGATCAGCAACCGGGCCATCGAGATCCTCGGGGGCAAACTGGGCAGTAAAGACCCCGTTCATCCCAACGACCACGTCAACAAGAGTCAG AGCTCCAATGACACCTTCCCCACTGCCATGCACATTGCTGCAGCTAAAGAAGTGCATGAGGTGCTGCTGCCCGGCCTGCAGGCACTCCACGATGCTCTCGCCGCCAAAGCCGAGGAGTTTAAGGACATCATCAAAATcggtcgcacacacacacaggatgctgTGCCTCTGTCACTCggacag gagtttgGAGGCTATGTGCAGCAGGTGAAATACAGTATTGAACGTATGAAGGCGGCAATGCCCCGAGTGTATGAGTTGGCAGCAGGCGGCACCGCAGTGGGCACGGGACTAAACACTCGCATCGGGTTTGCAGAGAAAGTGGCTGAACGAGTCTCAGCACTCACag GTCTACCATTTGTGACCGCACCAAATAAGTTCGAGGCTCTGGCGGCCCACGATGCCCTGGTGGAGCTGAGCGGAGCTTTAAACACGGTGGCCGTCAGCATGATGAAGATCGCCAACGACATTCGCTTCCTGGGCTCGGGCCCTCGCTCAGGTCTCGGGGAGCTCATCCTGCCAGAGAACGAGCCCGGCTCCAGCATCATGCCCG GTAAAGTGAATCCCACACAGTGTGAGGCCATGACCATGGTGGCTGCTCAGGTGATTGGAAACCACGTGGCCGTCACAGTCGGAGGCAGCAACGGACACTTTGAGCTCAACGTGTTCAAGCCGATGATC ATTAAGAATGTTCTGAACTCCACCCGGTTGCTAGGAGACGCCTCGGTTTCCTTTACTCAAAACTGCGTGGTCGGAATTCAGGCTAACACGGAACGGATCAACAAACTGATGAACGAGTCTCTGATGCTCGTCACCGCTCTCAACCCTCACATAG GTTACGACAAAGCTGCTACCATCGCTAAAACTGCCCACAAAGAGGGTTCAACATTAAAAGCAGTTGCCATCAAGCTGGGCTATCTGACGGAGGAACAGTTTGAACAGTGGGTCCGTCCTCAGGACATGCTTGGCCCCAAGTAA